A DNA window from Paraclostridium bifermentans contains the following coding sequences:
- a CDS encoding PTS sugar transporter subunit IIA: MGLFDIFKKSKNEEQVKGIVSPTNGELLDITKVPDEVFSTKMMGDGFAMKSSDGIIVSPVDGKVGVVFETKHAVILESTEGKEVLIHLGIDTVNLKGEGFEVFVNVGDEVKAGDKLVKMDLPFIEANAKSSISPVIFTNLDSNESIKVVEGPVKVGEANRVEIAK, translated from the coding sequence ATGGGCTTATTTGATATATTTAAAAAATCAAAAAATGAAGAACAAGTTAAAGGAATAGTATCACCTACAAATGGAGAACTATTAGATATAACTAAAGTACCAGACGAGGTTTTTTCAACTAAGATGATGGGTGATGGATTTGCAATGAAGTCATCTGATGGAATAATAGTATCCCCTGTAGATGGTAAAGTAGGTGTAGTATTTGAAACTAAGCATGCTGTAATATTAGAATCTACAGAAGGTAAAGAAGTTCTTATACACTTAGGTATAGATACTGTTAATTTAAAAGGAGAAGGCTTCGAAGTATTTGTAAATGTAGGAGATGAAGTTAAAGCTGGAGATAAATTAGTTAAAATGGATTTACCATTTATAGAAGCTAATGCTAAGTCATCAATAAGTCCAGTTATATTTACAAACTTAGACTCTAATGAATCTATTAAAGTTGTAGAAGGACCTGTTAAAGTTGGAGAAGCTAACAGAGTTGAAATAGCTAAATAA